The DNA segment TTGTCTTAAGACCGGCTCATGCGGGTCTGCTTTGAGGCGTTACCAAGTTGGAGGCTTCGCGATCGATCCCTTTGCATCGCTCAAGTTGGCAGGAAACTGGCTCGTGCTGAGGTGGTGGACGGTGATATTATTGAAGCTTGCTGCTACGCTTTGCAGCTTGTGATTGGGATGAGTTGTAGACGGGCGATAAATATGTACCGGCTTTCCTAGGTCTTTACAGACAATGCGCACTGCTTCGGCTAGGTCCGAGTCATTTGAGACGAGAGCAGCAGCATCGAATCGACCTAAGTGAGCATCATGCACGAGATGGGTCGCGATGTTGTCATCAGT comes from the Armatimonadota bacterium genome and includes:
- a CDS encoding NYN domain-containing protein — protein: MAPSFVLVRRSEEKGTDDNIATHLVHDAHLGRFDAAALVSNDSDLAEAVRIVCKDLGKPVHIYRPSTTHPNHKLQSVAASFNNITVHHLSTSQFPANLSDAKGSIAKPPTW